The Alosa sapidissima isolate fAloSap1 chromosome 5, fAloSap1.pri, whole genome shotgun sequence genome has a window encoding:
- the LOC121708799 gene encoding uncharacterized protein LOC121708799 yields MSFLSYTSNSKLTSSTVAFSLKLKMAMCWNTVLALLLYLTHVDPSCSGRSLSFSNSLRLTHSTNFRVKMLLQNYKEHMMGDHFKINKGWVLASLPDVNFHYSTWVLIKDAERLCWDAKGLRTFLAHLETQRLRLESEFPMERAGIRHGDRGQIGRGLSKSIDNIQADLENLLNHVNAQLLLLNGTNTGPGSPCGSRTLHDGVTHSASSTATGRRPPRSTWEQREEGYMVLRGLKRFLVRLTRDFTFLKNKQERQTTKLQNDK; encoded by the exons ATGAGCTTTCTATCATACACTTCGAACAGCAAGCTGACATCGTCCACAGTAGCATTTAGCCTAAAATTAAAG atggcAATGTGTTGGAACACTGTTCTTGCTCTCCTGCTGTACCTGACACATGTTGACCCATCCTGTTCTGGAAGATCCCTGTCCTTCTCAAACTCTCTCCGCCTCACACATTCTACTAATTTCAGAGTTAAAATGCTGCTACAAAACTAT aAAGAGCACATGATGGGCGATCATTTTAAGATAAACAAAGGTTGGGTGCTCGCATCACTTCCTGATGTAAACTTCCACTACTCTACCTGGGTACTCATCAAG GATGCTGAGCGCCTGTGTTGGGACGCCAAGGGGCTCCGGACGTTCTTGGCTCACCTGGAGACCCAGAGGCTCCGTCTGGAGAGCGAGTTTCCCATGGAAAGGGCAGGCATTCGCCATGGAGACAGAGGCCAGATCGGCAGAGGCCTGTCCAAGTCCATTGATAACATCCAGGCGGACCTAGAGAACCTCCTGAACCATGTCAATGCCCAG CTGCTATTGCTGAATGGCACCAATACAGGCCCCGGTTCCCCCTGTGGCTCCAGAACCCTCCATGATGGGGTGACCCACTCTGCAAGCTCCACTGCCACGGGCCGAAGGCCCCCTCGATCCACATGGGAACAGCGAGAGGAGGGGTACATGGTCCTCAGGGGCCTAAAACGGTTTCTGGTCAGGCTTACCCGAGACTTCACCTTtctcaaaaacaaacaagaaagacagacaacaaagcTGCAGAATGACAAgtga